In Cottoperca gobio chromosome 1, fCotGob3.1, whole genome shotgun sequence, a genomic segment contains:
- the slc2a15b gene encoding solute carrier family 2 member 15b isoform X1 — protein sequence MAEELLLENDGKPDTSSSLQPLTKPLLAVAFLASFGSSMLYGYNLAVVNSPAQYIKSFYNETLKESYNWTSDEELLTVLYSLTVSIFAIGGMIGALLVGRLVTKYGRKGTLVRSAALVFIGGALMGFSRVCRMPAMVIIGRFITGVHSGISLSVVPMYLGEIAPKNLRGFLGLVPSIHICLGVFLAQVLGLHELLGKEEHWPLLLSLVVFPTIIQLMLLPWFPESPRYLLIEKGNIHDTIEALKWYRHKGNIQAEIDEMQEEQRSLSSIQTLSVWGLLTDRCVRWQVITIMVLNIGMQLSGIDAIWFYTNDIFKDAGIPDLNIQYTTVGTGAIEVISGMLGCFTIERLGRRPLIIGGFLFMGICCAGITLSVLFQEQMPFMRYISVGCVVGIIAGFCIGPAGVPFLITAELFKQSHRPAAYTVAGCLNWMSNFTIGFVFPFLEATMGAYCYLLFCTVCLGVAVYAIFIIPETKNKTFMEISQMFASKNEIPEEELNSNGHLKMAVMNGYGTLGLHNQK from the exons TCATCTTCCCTTCAGCCTCTTACAAAGCCTCTGCTGGCGGTGGCTTTCCTGGCCTCGTTCGGCAGCTCCATGCTCTATGGCTACAACTTGGCAGTCGTCAACTCTCCTGCACAG TACATCAAAAGCTTCTACAATGAGACGCTGAAAGAAAGTTACAACTGGACTTCGGATGAGGAGCTCCTCACCGTCTTGTACTCCCTCACCGTGTCCATCTTTGCTATCGGTGGGATGATCGGGGCCCTGCTGGTGGGCCGACTCGTAACCAAATATGGAAG GAAAGGGACACTGGTGAGATCCGCTGCGCTGGTGTTTATAGGAGGAGCTCTTATGGGCTTCAGCAGAGTGTGCAGGATGCCTGCGATGGTCATTATAGGACGCTTCATCACAGGAGTCCACTCAG GAATCTCTCTCAGTGTGGTGCCGATGTACCTCGGCGAGATCGCCCCCAAGAACCTGCGAGGCTTCCTGGGCCTCGTTCCCAGCATTCACATTTGTCTTGGAGTCTTCCTCGCTCAGGTCTTGGGACTCCATGAACTGCTGGGAAAG GAAGAGCACTGGCCTCTGCTCCTGTCCCTTGTGGTGTTCCCTACCATCATCCAGCTGatgctgttgccatggtttcCAGAGAGTCCACGGTACCTGTTGATAGAGAAGGGAAATATTCATGACACCATTGAAG CCCTGAAGTGGTACCGTCATAAAGGAAACATACAGGCGGAGATTGATGAGATGCAGGAGGAACAGCGCTCTCTGTCCTCCATCCAGACCCTCTCTGTCTGGGGCCTGCTCACGGACCGCTGTGTTCGCTGGCAGGTAATCACCATCATGGTACTCAACATCGGCATGCAGCTGTCTGGCATCGATGCA ATCTGGTTCTATACAAATGACATATTTAAGGACGCAGGAATCCCAGATCTTAATATTCAGTACACAACTGTGGGAACTGGAGCCATTGAGGTCATCTCTGGGATGCTGGGG tgtttcacaatCGAGCGTCTGGGCAGAAGACCTCTGATCATCGGCGGCTTCCTCTTCATGGGCATCTGCTGTGCTGGGATCACATTGTCTGTCCTCTTCCAG GAGCAGATGCCCTTCATGCGCTACATCAGCGTGGGCTGTGTTGTTGGGATTATTGCTGGCTTCTGCATAGGTCCAG CCGGTGTGCCTTTCCTGATCACTGCAGAGCTGTTTAAGCAGTCACACCGACCGGCTGCCTACACAGTGGCCGGATGCCTCAACTGGATGTCCAACTTCACCATCGGCTTTGTCTTTCCCTTCCTAGAG GCGACCATGGGCGCTTACTGTTACCTGCTCTTCTGTACGGTCTGCTTGGGAGTGGCCGTGTACGCCATCTTCATTATTCCTGAGACCAAGAACAAAACTTTTATGGAGATCAGCCAGATGTTTGCCTCCAAGAACGAAATCCCCGAAGAAGAGCTGAATTCCAATGGGCATCTCAAAATGGCTGTGATGAACGGCTATGGAACCCTTGGCCTCCACAACCAAAAATAA
- the slc2a15b gene encoding solute carrier family 2 member 15b isoform X2 — MAEELLLENDGKPDTPLTKPLLAVAFLASFGSSMLYGYNLAVVNSPAQYIKSFYNETLKESYNWTSDEELLTVLYSLTVSIFAIGGMIGALLVGRLVTKYGRKGTLVRSAALVFIGGALMGFSRVCRMPAMVIIGRFITGVHSGISLSVVPMYLGEIAPKNLRGFLGLVPSIHICLGVFLAQVLGLHELLGKEEHWPLLLSLVVFPTIIQLMLLPWFPESPRYLLIEKGNIHDTIEALKWYRHKGNIQAEIDEMQEEQRSLSSIQTLSVWGLLTDRCVRWQVITIMVLNIGMQLSGIDAIWFYTNDIFKDAGIPDLNIQYTTVGTGAIEVISGMLGCFTIERLGRRPLIIGGFLFMGICCAGITLSVLFQEQMPFMRYISVGCVVGIIAGFCIGPAGVPFLITAELFKQSHRPAAYTVAGCLNWMSNFTIGFVFPFLEATMGAYCYLLFCTVCLGVAVYAIFIIPETKNKTFMEISQMFASKNEIPEEELNSNGHLKMAVMNGYGTLGLHNQK; from the exons CCTCTTACAAAGCCTCTGCTGGCGGTGGCTTTCCTGGCCTCGTTCGGCAGCTCCATGCTCTATGGCTACAACTTGGCAGTCGTCAACTCTCCTGCACAG TACATCAAAAGCTTCTACAATGAGACGCTGAAAGAAAGTTACAACTGGACTTCGGATGAGGAGCTCCTCACCGTCTTGTACTCCCTCACCGTGTCCATCTTTGCTATCGGTGGGATGATCGGGGCCCTGCTGGTGGGCCGACTCGTAACCAAATATGGAAG GAAAGGGACACTGGTGAGATCCGCTGCGCTGGTGTTTATAGGAGGAGCTCTTATGGGCTTCAGCAGAGTGTGCAGGATGCCTGCGATGGTCATTATAGGACGCTTCATCACAGGAGTCCACTCAG GAATCTCTCTCAGTGTGGTGCCGATGTACCTCGGCGAGATCGCCCCCAAGAACCTGCGAGGCTTCCTGGGCCTCGTTCCCAGCATTCACATTTGTCTTGGAGTCTTCCTCGCTCAGGTCTTGGGACTCCATGAACTGCTGGGAAAG GAAGAGCACTGGCCTCTGCTCCTGTCCCTTGTGGTGTTCCCTACCATCATCCAGCTGatgctgttgccatggtttcCAGAGAGTCCACGGTACCTGTTGATAGAGAAGGGAAATATTCATGACACCATTGAAG CCCTGAAGTGGTACCGTCATAAAGGAAACATACAGGCGGAGATTGATGAGATGCAGGAGGAACAGCGCTCTCTGTCCTCCATCCAGACCCTCTCTGTCTGGGGCCTGCTCACGGACCGCTGTGTTCGCTGGCAGGTAATCACCATCATGGTACTCAACATCGGCATGCAGCTGTCTGGCATCGATGCA ATCTGGTTCTATACAAATGACATATTTAAGGACGCAGGAATCCCAGATCTTAATATTCAGTACACAACTGTGGGAACTGGAGCCATTGAGGTCATCTCTGGGATGCTGGGG tgtttcacaatCGAGCGTCTGGGCAGAAGACCTCTGATCATCGGCGGCTTCCTCTTCATGGGCATCTGCTGTGCTGGGATCACATTGTCTGTCCTCTTCCAG GAGCAGATGCCCTTCATGCGCTACATCAGCGTGGGCTGTGTTGTTGGGATTATTGCTGGCTTCTGCATAGGTCCAG CCGGTGTGCCTTTCCTGATCACTGCAGAGCTGTTTAAGCAGTCACACCGACCGGCTGCCTACACAGTGGCCGGATGCCTCAACTGGATGTCCAACTTCACCATCGGCTTTGTCTTTCCCTTCCTAGAG GCGACCATGGGCGCTTACTGTTACCTGCTCTTCTGTACGGTCTGCTTGGGAGTGGCCGTGTACGCCATCTTCATTATTCCTGAGACCAAGAACAAAACTTTTATGGAGATCAGCCAGATGTTTGCCTCCAAGAACGAAATCCCCGAAGAAGAGCTGAATTCCAATGGGCATCTCAAAATGGCTGTGATGAACGGCTATGGAACCCTTGGCCTCCACAACCAAAAATAA